In Electrophorus electricus isolate fEleEle1 chromosome 12, fEleEle1.pri, whole genome shotgun sequence, a single window of DNA contains:
- the si:ch211-114c17.1 gene encoding pre-mRNA-processing factor 39, with amino-acid sequence MAAEGIEEFSDHGDFTNPSGFEAPEATDLAETNLGDPEDRPGAGAGTDMAEPPATYSIPPPEGEDEEDDGELPADFERLWKMVTDNPQDFNCWTDLLQYCEQESHMTASRRALNAFLARYPLCYGYWKKFADLERRAGHNKKAEEVCVQGLKAIPLSVDLWIHYINLLLGTLNMNLPESIQRIRSTFEDAVEAAGWDWHSDRLWDLYAEWEKEQGDLRAMTAVYDRVMSVPTQLYSTHYEKLKTHLTTHALQDVLSPEEYSKLRAEYRQSQIQAKKEGSDPTADEGEERPPGEEDPVDSGKDSDEAVQKMQELLLASREEAYLQNEGEVRKRWNFEDAIKRPYFHVKPLDRAQLKAWQSYLDWETTEAEAEQEATEGTSMEGQEGSQARKSIAGHKRVLILYERCLIACALYEEFWDKYVHYLEPRSLEETRSVYRRACEIHLPYKHSFHLQWTTFEERHGNISEAQHILESLEKAMPGLAMVRLRRAGLERRVGRLDMAESLLRDAVEQNKDKPHLHAFFSIKLARFLHKLGKNPSRARAVLQEAIELSPDNSKLYLNLLELEVSGDLRVNGGGVQQCVNKALAAPLSPKTKILFSQRGLQFVEDFGTSVQSVLSIYEEHQKLLNELGGKKRGAENGDDDPEKMSKMDDGSAMTAPAQGVPPSMPPVPMTTPPPPMMGGDMSGAHGYGGYSNWYQQQQYGGYGGYHNPWNQYNQYYPPS; translated from the exons ATGGCGGCGGAAGGTATAGAAGAATTTAGCGACCACGGGGATTTCACAAACCCTTCAG GGTTTGAAGCCCCCGAGGCCACTGACCTCGCCGAGACAAATCTAGGGGACCCTGAAGACAgacctggagctggagctggaacaGATATGGCAGAGCCACCAGCAACCTACAGTATACCTCCACCAGAGGGAGAAGACGAAGAAGACGACGGAGAACTGCCGGCTGATTTCGAAAGACTATGGAAAATGGTGACTGACAACCCACAGGATTTCAACTGTTGGACAGATTTACTGCAGTATTGTGAACAAGAG AGTCATATGACCGCATCCCGTCGGGCTCTGAATGCGTTCCTGGCTAGATACCCACTGTGCTACGGCTACTGGAAGAAATTTGCAGATTTGGAAAGGCGAGCAGGCCACAACAAGAAAGCAGAAGAG gtgtgtgtgcaaggcttgAAAGCTATCCCGCTTAGTGTGGATCTGTGGATACATTACATCAACCTACTGCTCGGGACACTCAACATGAACCTGCCTGAATCAATACAACGCATTCGCAG TACATTTGAGGATGCCGTGGAGGCAGCAGGCTGGGACTGGCACTCGGACCGCCTGTGGGACCTCTATGCTGAATGGGAGAAGGAACAGGGAGACCTGAGAGCCATGACTGCAGTCTATGACAGAGTGATGAGCGTGCCCACCCAACTGTACAGCACCCACTATGAGAA GCTGAAGACTCATTTAACCACTCATGCACTCCAGGACGTGCTAAGCCCTGAGGAGTACAGCAAGCTGCGTGCAGAGTATCGACAGAGTCAAATTCAGGCCAAAAAAGAGGGCTCCGATCCTACGGCCGAcgagggagaggagaggccACCCGGTGAGGAAGACCCCGTGGACAGTGGAAAAGACTCG GATGAGGCAGTGCAGAAGATGCAGGAGCTGTTGTTGGCCAGCAGAGAGGAAGCTTACCTACAGAATGAGGGTGAGGTCAGGAAGAGATGGAACTTTGAAGATGCG ATCAAAAGACCGTACTTCCACGTGAAGCCCTTGGACCGGGCCCAGCTGAAAGCCTGGCAGAGTTATCTGGACTGGGAGACAACTGAAGCAGAAGCAGAGCAAGAAGCCACGGAGGGAACTTCTATGGAGGGTCAGGAGGGCTCCCAGGCGAGAAAGAGCATTGCCGGACACAAGCGAGTGCTGATTCTGTACGAGCGCTGCCTCATTGCCTGCGCACTCTATGAGGAGTTCTGGGATAAG tatgtgCATTACTTGGAACCTCGTAGTCTGGAGGAGACGCGCAGTGTGTATAGGAGAGCTTGTGAAATCCACCTGCCATACAAGCACAGTTTCCACTTGCAGTGGACAACGTTTGAAGAGAGACATG GTAATATCTCAGAGGCGCAGCATATTCTAGAATCCCTAGAGAAGGCAATGCCTGGGTTGGCCATGGTCCGCCTGCGACGGGCGGGGCTAGAGAGAAGGGTGGGCCGGCTAGATATGGCAGAGTCGCTACTGAGGGACGCAGtggaacagaacaaagacaAGCCACACCTTCATGCATTTTTCTCCATCAAGCTGGCACGCTTCCTCCACAAATTGGGCAAGAATCCCTCTAGAGCTCGCGCTGTACTGCAGGAAGCCATTGAACTTAGTCCA GACAACAGTAAGCTCTACCTAAatctgctggagctggaggtcTCGGGGGACTTGCGTGTGAATGGGGGAGGGGTCCAGCAGTGTGTGAACAAAGCTTTGGCTGCACCTCTCTCACCAAAGACCAAAATCCTCTTCTCCCAACGAGGTCTCCAGTTCGTTGAGGATTTTGGGACATCTGTGCAAAG tgtgTTAAGTATCTATGAGGAGCACCAGAAGCTACTTAATGAGCTCGGTGGGAAGAAGCGAGGAGCGGAGAATGG TGATGACGACCCAGAGAAAATGAGTAAAATGGATGATGGCTCTGCTATGACGGCCCCTGCTCAAGGTGTCCCACCTAGTATGCCCCCTGTTCCTATGACAACACCACCTCCCCCTATGATGGGTGGAGACATGAGTGGGGCCCACGGGTATGGAGGCTATAGCAACTGGTATCAG CAACAGCAGTATGGTGGCTATGGTGGCTACCACAATCCATGGAACCAATATAATCAGTATTACCCTCCCAGCTAG
- the ubxn1 gene encoding UBX domain-containing protein 1 has product MAECTTLESLMEMGFDRNRAEKAVAHTGNQGIERAMDWLMEHENDPDIDEPYAPPAESVLGSSEQQSSSESVSEPTESAEEEMGQDPKRPMTEEEKKEQIKRLEELMRVKQEERRERERQEEVEREKQRRKQGQELQQIRQKLQDDEMKKLADQRRREKMEDRLAKQRVKERIARDREERARKFGGGSSGTTLSSPTSDTSPQTPPENQGPPPAKKDYDECRIQIRLLDGSALTAVFKAQEPLAAVRVYVQMNSSDGQDFTLLSPYPRRVYTDLDMEKPLRELGLVPSAVLVVTKK; this is encoded by the exons ATGGCGGAGTGCACAACGTTAGAAAGTCTCATGGAAATGGGCTTTGACCGAAACAGAGC GGAGAAGGCTGTAGCACATACTGGCAACCAGGGTATCGAGAGAGCCATGGACTG gCTTATGGAACATGAGAACGATCCAGATATAGACGAGCCATATGCCCCACCAGCAGAGTCTGTTCTAGGTTCATCGGAACAACAGAGCTCATCCGAGTCCGTTTCAGAACCTACTGAAT CTGCTGAAGAGGAGATGGGACAGGATCCCAAACGACCAAtgacagaagaggaaaaaaaagaacaaattaagAG ACTTGAGGAGTTGATGAGGGTGAAgcaagaagagagaagagagcggGAACgacaggaggaggtggagagggagaagcagaggaggaaaCAGGGCCAAGAGCTCCAGCAGATTCGGCAGAAACTGCAGGATGATGAGATGAAGAAGCTGGCTGACCAgcgcaggagagagaaaatggaggacCGACTTGCCAA GCAACGTGTCAAAGAGAGGATTGCACGcgatagagaggagagagcacgCAAG TTTGGAGGGGGCTCATCAGGTACAACTCTGTCATCCCCTACTTCTGATACCAGTCCCCAAACTCCCCCTGAGAACCAGGGTCCTCCCCCAGCCAAGAAAGACTATGATGAATGTCGGATACAG ATCCGCCTCCTGGATGGCTCTGCACTGACAGCAGTCTTTAAAGCCCAGGAACCTCTGGCAGCAGTGAGAGTATATGTACAGATGAACAGCTCTGATGGCCAGGACTTCACCCTTCTGTCCCCCTACCCCCGCCGCGTCTACACAGACCTCGACATGGAGAAACCTCTACGCGAGCTAG GTTTGGTGCCTTCTGCTGTGCTTGTTGTTACTAAGAAATAA